In Sardina pilchardus chromosome 10, fSarPil1.1, whole genome shotgun sequence, one genomic interval encodes:
- the fgl2b gene encoding uncharacterized protein fgl2b codes for MDKSDATSGQKQMNPVSADHDRTGIKVTGLNPLAVQTTQKADGIKQPILHTGDTMDNTEGKNRPQYPSGSRPDGGNRDKASNPLTSIEGGKQSTSPTLDKGKKDSHLMGREQPWRTKRPIIQERRANNTRTWIKPLLSTDKGEKSSRSSEDNTDKTNTTKTSNLQTVDSSVDTGNRTRKVIPTIKATAGEKQMDPVSTDNEEIGIKVTELNPVAVQTTQNADGITQPNLHTGDNIDDKGQKKPQHPSGIRPEGSNREKASNPPPAVTSSGVGKESTSLVNKGNINKTNIMKSRHFQSADKSVDIGDRTTEPVSEVKATSGGKQMNPVSTENEKTGFEDTGLNPVAIQIVQKADGMTQSIPHTEDNINNSNGQNKLQHPSGKMTEGSNRDEKPNPFTGTSGGKQSTSPVDKSKKDSHLMGREQPWRTKRPITQDRPANNTRTWIKPLLSTDEGEKSSRFSEDNTDKTNTMKTSNLQTVDSSVGTGNRTRKVIPTIKATSAEKQMDPVSTDNEEIGIKVTEMNPVAVQTTQNADGITQPIPHVEDNINNNKGQKMLQHPSGNKPEGGNRDKASNPLTGTSGGKQSTSPLDKGKKDSHLMGREQPWRTKRPITQDRPVNNTKAWIKPLLSTDTEQNSNTSSEDNTNNTNMMKTSNLQSVDKSVDIGDRAREPVTEVKLTSGEKHINPVSTDNDGITQPIPHREDNINNNNGQNKLQHPSSKMAEGTGSGIGGGKQSSVPSVDRSLGKQSYRLSENRTDEERGTNEPNTSIRQKANITSRLKKLIPFNLNKNQTKERQPNIMKQESVVVINGRRRPQDPVPLDKVTTGRESHIIPGSNNNSQMTDLKPPKYVEVTKYTDEVRGSKSLTVEGIQENYPISSQPESNNGTAKPAQDCSDYTAREPRKNGIFIVRPDLKNNSFPVLCEMESYGGGWTLLQRRYDGSISFNRSWNEYKRGFGQLDGEFWLGNDKIHLLTKGKEMALHIQLEDVEGLKAHATYERFSVASELERYRLTVGHYSGTAGDALNFSQIFNHNQKFFTTPDRDNDYYPSGNCGAYYGSGWWFDSCMSANLNGKYYQTRYKGVRNGIYWGTWPNISSEYYPTNYRHAFKTVTMMIRPSSYKP; via the exons ATGGACAAATCTGATGCCACCAGTGGACAAAAGCAGATGAATCCTGTTTCAGCAGACCATGACAGAACTGGTATTAAGGTAACAGGGTTGAACCCTCTAGCTGTCCAGACAACCCAAAAGGCTGATGGTATAAAACAGCCAATCCTGCACACAGGAGATACTATGGACAATACTGAAGGCAAAAACAGACCACAATATCCTTCAGGTAGCAGGCCAGATGGCGGCAACAGAGACAAAGCATCAAACCCTCTCACTAGCATTGAAGGAGGGAAGCAGTCAACTTCTCCTACTCTTGACAAGGGCAAAAAGGACAGTCATCTTATGGGCCGTGAACAGCCATGGAGAACCAAGAGACCCATAATTCAGGAAAGACGTGCAAACAACACCAGGACATGGATAAAACCGCTCCTCAGTACAGACAAGGGGGAGAAGTCAAGCAGATCCTCAGAGGACAACACTGACAAAACCAATACAACGAAAACAAGCAACTTACAAACAGTGGATAGTTCTGTGGACACTGGAAATAGGACGAGGAAAGTTATCCCAACAATTAAGGCCACCGCTGGAGAAAAGCAGATGGATCCTGTTTCCACAGACAATGAGGAAATTGGTATTAAGGTAACAGAGCTGAACCCAGTCGCTGTCCAGACAACCCAAAATGCTGATGGCATAACACAGCCAAACCTGCACACAGGAGATAACATTGACGATAAAGGGCAAAAGAAGCCACAACACCCTTCAGGTATCAGGCCTGAGGGCAGCAACAGAGAGAAAGCATCAAACCCACCCCCTGCAGTCACCAGCAGTGGTGTAGGGAAAGAGTCAACTTCTCTTGTTAACAAGGGCAACATTAACAAAACCAATATAATGAAATCAAGACATTTTCAGTCTGCGGACAAATCGGTGGACATTGGAGATAGGACGACAGAACCAGTGTCTGAGGTAAAGGCCACCAGTGGAGGAAAGCAGATGAATCCCGTTTCAACCGAAAATGAAAAAACTGGTTTTGAGGACACAGGGTTGAACCCAGTAGCTATTCAGATAGTCCAAAAGGCCGATGGTATGACACAGTCAATCCCGCACACAGAAGATAACATCAACAATAGCAACGGTCAAAACAAGCTACAACACCCTTCAGGTAAAATGACTGAGGGCAGCAACAGAGATGAGAAACCAAATCCTTTCACAGGCACTAGCGGAGGGAAGCAGTCAACTTCTCCTGTTGACAAGAGCAAAAAGGATAGTCATCTTATGGGCCGTGAACAGCCATGGAGAACCAAGAGACCCATCACTCAGGACAGACCTGCAAACAACACCAGGACATGGATAAAACCGCTCCTCAGTACAGACGAGGGGGAGAAGTCAAGCAGATTCTCAGAGGACAACACTGACAAAACCAATACAATGAAAACAAGCAACTTACAAACTGTGGATAGTTCTGTGGGCACTGGAAATAGGACAAGGAAAGTTATCCCAACGATTAAGGCCACCAGTGCAGAAAAGCAGATGGATCCTGTTTCCACAGACAATGAAGAAATTGGTATTAAGGTAACAGAGATGAACCCAGTAGCTGTCCAGACAACCCAAAATGCTGATGGGATAACACAGCCAATTCCCCATGTAGAAGAtaacattaacaacaacaaagggCAAAAGATGCTACAACACCCCTCAGGTAACAAACCTGAGGGTGGCAACAGAGACAAAGCATCAAACCCTCTCACTGGCACTAGTGGAGGGAAGCAGTCAACTTCTCCTCTTGACAAGGGCAAAAAGGACAGTCATCTCATGGGCCGTGAACAGCCATGGAGAACCAAGAGACCCATCACTCAGGACAGACCTGTAAACAACACCAAGGCATGGATAAAACCGCTCCTCAGTACAGACACAGAACAGAATTCAAACACATCCTCAGAGGACAACACTAATAACACCAATATGATGAAAACAAGCAATTTACAATCTGTGGACAAATCGGTGGACATTGGAGATAGGGCGAGAGAACCCGTAACTGAGGTAAAGCTCACCAGTGGAGAAAAGCACATTAATCCTGTTTCAACAGACAATGATGGTATAACACAGCCAATTCCACACAGAGAAGATAATATTAACAATAACAACGGGCAAAACAAGCTACAACACCCTTCAAGTAAAATGGCTGAGGGCACTGGCTCTGGCATTGGTGGGGGGAAGCAGTCAAGTGTGCCTTCTGTTGACAGGAGTTTAGGGAAACAGTCTTATCGTCTAtcagagaacagaacagatgaAGAAAGAGGGACAAATGAGCCAAACACATCTATAAGACAAAAGGCTAATATCACCAGCAGACTGAAGAAGCTAATTCCATTTAACCTGAATAAAAACCAAACCAAAGAGAGACAAccaaacatcatgaaacaagaGTCTGTTGTTGTCATTAATGGTAGGAGGAGGCCACAGGACCCAGTCCCTCTAGACAAGGTAACAACAGGACGAGAATCGCACATAATTCCAGGCAGTAATAACAACAGTCAAATGACAGACCTGAAGCCACCTAAATATGTAGAAGTGACCAAGTACACAGATGAGGTGAGGGGGTCCAAATCTCTCACCGTGGAGGGGATACAGGAAAACTACCCGATATCATCACAGCCTGAAAGCAACAATGGAACTGCTAAACCAG CTCAAGATTGCTCTGATTACACTGCACGGGAACCAAGGAAGAATGGTATTTTCATTGTGAGACCAGACCTGAAAAACAATTCCTTCCCCGTGCTCTGTGAGATGGAGTCTTATGGTGGGGGCTGGACATTACTTCAGCGACGCTATGATGGGAGTATCAGTTTCAATCGATCCTGGAATGAATACAAAAGGGGCTTTGGACAATTGGATGGTGAATTTTGGCTAGGAAATGACAAGATTCACCTGCTCACTAAAGGTAAAGAGATGGCCCTGCATATCCAGCTGGAAGACGTTGAAGGTCTTAAAGCACATGCAACTTATGAACGTTTTTCAGTGGCTAGTGAACTTGAGCGCTATCGCCTGACTGTGGGACACTACTCTGGTACAGCAGGGGATGCTCTGAACTTCAGCCAGATATTTAACCATAACCAGAAGTTCTTCACCACTCCTGACAGAGACAATGACTACTACCCCTCTGGAAATTGTGGGGCCTACTACGGCTCTGGCTGGTGGTTTGACTCTTGTATGTCAGCAAATTTAAATGGTAAATACTACCAAACACGATATAAAGGGGTTCGTAACGGTATATATTGGGGAACATGGCCCAACATCTCCTCAGAGTATTATCCAACTAATTACAGACACGCATTTAAAACAGTGACTATGATGATAAGACCCAGTAGCTATAAACCATAA